From the genome of Ectobacillus sp. JY-23, one region includes:
- a CDS encoding ATP-binding protein: MLAEKLLLHILIILAPILIHHAFFEKWRLGNSPCVYGVLHGVAAGLCVYVSYFSHGMYWDLRYVPIALSMLYGGPIAGGIVCMVVLLVRGSLGGETLEVAYGGVLLIATTSYFLSLVFQRKKARKRVRMIVIGSMGAVCIAFTIIAFYVLNSSLANHQVLWDYALFNLIQIIAIGFAAMLIEENLERMRIKAEMQRTEKLNTLGELAASIAHEVRNPLTAVKGFLQLMEQEKQVNPTYLPIILSEVNRAEAIISDYLTFAKPEIKKVESFSIADLLEEVAQILDPLLLGRDVCLTRAFQSNARMKTDRDQLKQALINIVKNAIEANESGGTVSIGLYVANHNAYIQIKDTGKGMNREQLSRIGTLFYSTKETGTGLGTVVSIRIIEMMKGKISYKSEPGFGTEVTIRLPIIEMK, encoded by the coding sequence ATGTTAGCTGAGAAGTTGCTATTGCATATTTTAATTATCTTAGCACCCATTTTGATTCACCATGCTTTTTTTGAAAAATGGCGTCTTGGCAATTCGCCATGTGTGTATGGGGTATTACATGGTGTCGCAGCGGGTTTATGTGTATATGTTTCTTACTTTAGCCACGGAATGTATTGGGATTTACGATATGTCCCGATTGCGTTGTCCATGTTATATGGTGGTCCAATTGCCGGTGGCATTGTGTGTATGGTTGTATTACTTGTTAGAGGTTCATTAGGTGGTGAGACACTTGAAGTGGCTTATGGAGGCGTACTTTTGATTGCTACAACTTCGTATTTCCTTTCATTGGTGTTTCAACGTAAAAAAGCGAGAAAGCGAGTGCGTATGATTGTAATTGGCAGCATGGGTGCAGTTTGTATAGCATTCACAATCATCGCTTTTTATGTTTTGAATAGCAGTTTGGCCAACCACCAAGTATTGTGGGATTATGCATTGTTTAATCTAATCCAAATTATTGCAATCGGTTTCGCAGCCATGTTAATTGAAGAGAATCTAGAAAGAATGCGTATAAAGGCTGAAATGCAGCGTACGGAAAAATTAAATACATTGGGTGAACTTGCTGCATCGATTGCGCATGAAGTACGAAATCCATTAACAGCAGTCAAGGGTTTTTTACAGCTGATGGAGCAAGAGAAGCAGGTGAATCCTACGTATTTGCCTATTATACTAAGTGAAGTGAATCGTGCCGAAGCAATTATTAGTGATTATCTGACTTTTGCCAAGCCTGAGATTAAAAAAGTAGAATCGTTTTCTATTGCAGATTTGCTAGAAGAAGTAGCGCAAATATTAGATCCTCTGTTACTGGGTAGAGATGTATGTTTAACAAGAGCGTTTCAGTCCAATGCCCGAATGAAAACGGACCGTGATCAACTTAAGCAAGCGCTTATTAATATTGTCAAGAATGCGATTGAAGCCAATGAGAGTGGCGGAACAGTGAGCATAGGTTTATATGTAGCTAATCATAATGCGTACATTCAAATTAAAGATACAGGTAAAGGAATGAATAGGGAACAGTTGTCTCGCATTGGTACGTTATTCTACAGTACAAAAGAAACAGGAACAGGCTTGGGAACTGTTGTTTCCATTCGAATTATTGAGATGATGAAGGGGAAAATATCATACAAAAGTGAGCCGGGTTTTGGAACCGAAGTTACGATTCGATTACCTATTATAGAAATGAAGTGA
- a CDS encoding ZIP family metal transporter — MDPMYTGSIISSLCTIAGAVPAMFLQHISHRGRDILLAYTAGIMVAASTYGLIPSAMKLSNIYVLTIGVLLGTIALTFLDSCLPHIELERKEHPFQGGQPLLLIAMAFHNIPEGLSVGVSYGSHVADLGPLVSFAIGLQNVPEGFLVALYLVSHGVKPIYALLCTASTGILELAFGIIGISFAGQFSAIVPYGLAFAAGAMLFVVYKELIPESHGDGNERSATFSFIGGLLTMIALTHFIR, encoded by the coding sequence ATGGATCCGATGTATACAGGCAGTATTATATCTTCGCTTTGTACAATAGCGGGGGCAGTTCCTGCTATGTTTTTACAGCATATTTCGCATCGAGGTCGTGATATATTACTGGCATATACAGCTGGGATTATGGTAGCGGCTTCTACCTATGGATTAATCCCCTCAGCTATGAAACTATCAAATATATATGTGCTGACTATTGGTGTGTTGCTTGGAACGATTGCACTGACTTTTCTGGATAGTTGTCTGCCACACATAGAGCTTGAAAGGAAAGAACATCCGTTTCAAGGCGGCCAACCCTTACTTTTAATTGCGATGGCTTTTCATAATATACCGGAAGGCCTTTCAGTAGGTGTGAGTTACGGTAGTCATGTAGCTGATTTAGGACCATTGGTTTCATTTGCGATTGGACTGCAAAATGTACCAGAAGGGTTTCTGGTCGCCCTTTATTTAGTATCGCACGGCGTAAAACCAATATATGCTTTATTGTGTACGGCTTCTACAGGAATATTGGAGCTTGCCTTTGGTATCATCGGTATTTCATTTGCCGGACAATTCTCCGCGATTGTTCCGTATGGACTGGCGTTTGCGGCAGGAGCGATGTTGTTTGTGGTGTATAAAGAATTGATTCCAGAAAGTCATGGGGATGGAAACGAACGTTCTGCCACGTTCTCCTTTATTGGCGGTCTCTTAACAATGATTGCACTAACACATTTCATCCGTTGA
- a CDS encoding RimK family alpha-L-glutamate ligase — protein sequence MGKIYVIHENSEWTVHLTKRLEELKLPYEEWHLNEGCIDLSTEPPEGIFFSRMSASAHTRGHRYAPEYTAAVLHWLEAHGRKVYNGSRALSLEVSKVLQYLELEKHGVRTPKTAVAVGRSQILEAAKRFDGCPFITKHNRAGKGLGVQLFQSVEALQRYVESQAFEEPVDGITLVQEYIHSPESYITRCEFVGGKFVYAVRVDTTEGFQLCPADACQIGDLFCPVGEEVETKPKFQIINDFQEDVIASYENVLAANGISVAGIEFIRDANGIIYTYDINTNTNYNSDAEAVAGVYGMLEVARFLQSELQKYHPNSVTTLS from the coding sequence ATGGGGAAAATTTATGTAATTCACGAAAACAGTGAGTGGACAGTGCATTTAACAAAGCGATTGGAAGAGTTGAAACTACCTTATGAAGAATGGCATCTCAATGAAGGTTGTATTGATTTATCAACGGAGCCACCTGAAGGTATCTTTTTTAGTCGCATGAGCGCATCTGCACATACAAGGGGACATCGTTATGCACCGGAATATACAGCAGCCGTTTTGCATTGGTTAGAGGCACATGGTCGTAAAGTATATAATGGCAGCCGTGCGCTTTCTCTAGAGGTTAGTAAAGTACTGCAGTATCTTGAGCTTGAAAAGCATGGTGTACGAACACCAAAAACGGCTGTTGCGGTAGGTCGTTCGCAAATTTTAGAAGCGGCAAAGCGCTTTGATGGATGTCCTTTTATTACAAAGCATAATCGCGCTGGTAAAGGTCTTGGTGTGCAGTTGTTTCAAAGTGTGGAAGCACTGCAGAGATATGTGGAAAGTCAAGCGTTTGAAGAACCTGTTGATGGCATCACATTGGTGCAAGAATATATCCATTCGCCTGAGTCTTATATTACACGCTGTGAATTTGTAGGGGGCAAGTTCGTTTATGCCGTGCGTGTCGATACAACAGAAGGATTCCAATTGTGCCCTGCAGATGCTTGTCAAATTGGAGACTTATTCTGCCCTGTAGGAGAGGAAGTAGAAACAAAGCCAAAGTTTCAAATAATAAACGATTTTCAGGAAGATGTTATTGCAAGCTATGAAAACGTGCTTGCGGCTAACGGAATCAGCGTAGCCGGCATTGAGTTTATACGCGATGCAAACGGAATTATTTACACGTATGACATTAATACAAATACAAACTATAATTCTGATGCTGAAGCAGTGGCAGGTGTATATGGAATGCTTGAAGTTGCGAGGTTTTTACAGAGTGAACTGCAAAAGTACCATCCAAACAGTGTAACTACTCTTTCGTAA
- a CDS encoding LLM class flavin-dependent oxidoreductase, giving the protein MKYGFWMPIFGGWLRNVDYEHMPPTYAYAKEVAQVAERWGYDTTLIAELYLNDIKGPEHDSLEAWTTAAALAAVTEKIEIMTAIRPGFHNPAVAAKMTANIDHISKGRFTLNVVSAWWAEEARQYGGIFSEHDERYERTNEFVDVLKGLWTEETFTYEGKYYHIENAKLAPKPVQRPNPILYAGGESEKGKQSIASFADAYVMHGGTPEEVSIKIADMKARRQEIGREAFHSFGMAAYVICRDTEEEATEELQRITDIKTGSAYAGYDDFVSKSQLEQQVKLYDYSVSNRGLRPNLIGTPEQIAERILAFEQAGVDLLLLQFSPQLEEMERFAKHVMPLVERKRNQITT; this is encoded by the coding sequence ATGAAATATGGATTTTGGATGCCGATTTTTGGTGGGTGGCTCCGTAATGTAGATTATGAACATATGCCGCCAACCTATGCGTATGCAAAAGAAGTAGCACAAGTAGCTGAGCGCTGGGGATATGATACGACTCTTATTGCTGAATTATATCTTAATGATATTAAAGGGCCAGAGCACGACTCATTAGAAGCTTGGACGACAGCTGCAGCTTTAGCAGCTGTTACAGAGAAGATTGAAATTATGACTGCAATTCGACCAGGGTTTCATAACCCAGCTGTGGCAGCTAAAATGACTGCCAACATTGATCATATCAGCAAGGGTCGTTTTACACTGAATGTGGTTTCAGCTTGGTGGGCAGAAGAAGCGAGGCAATACGGCGGTATTTTTTCAGAGCATGATGAACGATACGAGCGTACGAATGAATTTGTAGATGTATTAAAGGGGCTATGGACAGAAGAAACCTTTACATATGAAGGTAAATATTATCATATTGAAAATGCAAAGCTTGCTCCAAAACCTGTACAAAGACCGAATCCTATTTTGTATGCGGGCGGGGAAAGTGAAAAAGGCAAGCAAAGTATTGCATCTTTTGCGGATGCGTATGTAATGCATGGAGGGACACCTGAAGAAGTTAGCATAAAGATTGCTGACATGAAGGCGCGCAGACAAGAAATTGGTAGGGAAGCATTTCATTCCTTTGGTATGGCCGCATATGTAATTTGCCGCGATACAGAAGAGGAAGCAACAGAAGAACTACAACGTATCACAGATATAAAAACTGGAAGTGCATACGCTGGATATGACGATTTTGTGAGCAAATCACAGCTTGAACAACAAGTAAAGCTATATGATTACTCAGTTTCTAATCGTGGGTTACGTCCTAACTTAATTGGAACACCTGAACAAATTGCAGAGCGTATTCTAGCTTTTGAACAAGCTGGTGTGGACTTATTATTACTACAATTTTCACCGCAACTAGAAGAGATGGAGAGATTTGCTAAGCATGTGATGCCGTTAGTTGAACGAAAAAGAAATCAGATTACAACATAG